The following is a genomic window from Spodoptera frugiperda isolate SF20-4 chromosome 18, AGI-APGP_CSIRO_Sfru_2.0, whole genome shotgun sequence.
tttagtcagtaagagcctgacactctctcgccttgcccaaatcattggatgacttaCCCCGCAAAAATaaccctattccaaatttcatccggATTACgtcaaccgttttgacgtgaaggcataacagacatacatactttacatttataatattagtaaaagatTCGATTCAAAACAGTACAAGTAGCGACACCTATGCGTCAAGTCCCTAAACATGAAACCAGTTTACCTCCTCGCGTTGAGTGATTCATATTCAAGTTACAACATTCATGGAACGTATTCGAAACTATGGTTTAGCTTAGAAAGTGGTACAAGTGAATACTAACAGATGGCGGCACTTGTTTCGGCTATATTTGACTGACGTtcgagtattcgggcattaatTGCTCCTACTGCGCTCTTTTAATTGttttacgaaaacaaaaactaatatttatgtGATATTGCTTTCGGTATCGTAATTTTCTTTCGTAGGCGTCTAATAGAGTCCTTATTCGGCAATAATAAAAGTTGATAtttattaccataatatttaggtattcaTAATAAATTTCATTCAATGTTTTCTCTAAAACCACGCAAAGTTTTTAAGGAAtaccaacaataaaaaacacaaagatGAAGTAATAGTTTTATGAAAGCAAATATATCGACCTAAGAACTTGGcacaacagtacccttagtacgagtttgctttacgtttaaagtaatcgaaacgagagcgagttcggcgctctgattggttagttcatttaCTTCGGCCAATCGAACCTCGTTCCgttttcgttgaacgtaaagcaaacttgtactaaggagtCGGAAGAGTCGAAATATTTAATGCATAACGTCTAAGGTCAAATTGACGACACTGAGGCCTGCTCTGGCCTTGGGCTTTGCAGTAGTTGTTGCATTTCTACTTGCAGACGATTCCgtcaaataatattcataaaaaggATATCTTATTttcttgataaaaaatatagacgCTGGGCAATTATCTTCTTGCCCTCGAAGACGCCAAtaatctgaaaaataaaaaaaaattagcaaaACAGAGATAGAGAGaagttttttcatattttttttttatggtaccaTCACCTGATTTAAAGCATTCACTGCCgcctaaacaccagaggcgttataagtgcgttgccggtcttttgagggttaagaatttaagggttgttggggaatcggggattgggaagggggaattgggcctccggtaacctcactcacacaatgaaacacgctgtttcacgtcagttttctttgaggccgtggtatcactccgaccagttcgtgccgaagtatgactctcccacacttatgatGTCGCTAGTGATTTGAAATTTTAACTTccaaaatttacaataattatatccTCGTCTGATGAACCTTCTTAAATCCTTACAGAAAAACCGAAAAGCAACGGTTTTAACGAAATGATAAATCTGTaccactacatagtataaaactgagtcgctttctctgtccctatgtccctttatatgaataaatctttaaaactacgaaacggactttgatgcgttttttttaataggtagagtTATTCAAGTCTaacgtttatatgtataatacatgcataatatatcaccattgtacccatgcgaagctggggcggtcACTAGTATATATATAAAACCCTTCCGTTACTGAgagactgactgactgacaaacGACGCAGAGCTAAAACTACTGGACCTAGGAAGCTGAAACTTGGCATGTATGTTCCTTAATAAGTGAGCGAAGGAGGAAACTGTAGGAGAGCAGCACTAAGAGCAGATTTCCCTAAATTTCCTTGGGAACAGGAAAATCGGGTAAGTATCCTCTATTTATACGTacaaagtcgctggcagaaggtAGTATAAAATACAAGGTATAGGTATACAAGTAGGTATAGGTGTACAAGTAGGTATACAAATAGGCACAGGTATACAAGTAGGTATACAAACCTCCAAGTTTAAGGCAGTTCGCTGCATAAAACGTGCATTTGTCAGGAAATTCTACAGTCGTATCCGTATTATGGTCGATAGCACAAACTTTGTCGCCTCCTTTAGTGCATATCTTCTCTTTGTCGCAATTATATAATGCGTAATTTGGTCTgtactgaaataataaatacacttaGGTGATAACGGagcatgaaaattaaaaatctatttagtccgtcagttaggtattgaaaaaatattagaacagtattttatttttattgtaaaagaaaaaaagaactaGGTAAAACGAATCGAagttaggagtgggagcaaatacgtcatttctataattcaaatcaatataataatatcttcgaaagtatttgtttccgtaaaaaagtaaataatacatacatacatacagatcgtaaatacgcctttaatccccgaaggggtaggcagaggtgcacaatatggcacgtaatgccactgtgtacacccacttttcacaatttatcttgtaagtcccatgtaatagggggtgagccgattgccatatactggccactgaaaatatttagaaaaaccgaaaaaagcccagtaaactgtgcccaacccgggaatcgaacccgagacccctagtccggcagtcgcacttgcataccactcaaccaacgaggcagttttcaTAGTACAACCATGATACCGTAACACTGTAGAACCTGGCTTACAGAAATTGCAGCGGTTTGAGAGGTTGTAGCGAGCatgtctcattaaaaaaaaaacaatctagaTTCTCTGAAAAAGGGTTGTGAGGGGTACCAACAATGAAAAAGACAAAGatcaaataatagttttattaaaagaaatacatcatcctaagAACTTGGCATAAGAGGAAACCCGATATATTCAACGTATATGCAAGCCCTGCGCCATATTGAAAACAATCTGGTTTTATCCGGCGCTGGGTTTTTTGGTAAAAGTTCTATTATAGTACAAAGAGATCGATTTCGTCGCATAGGCGTGTAAATCCGGGGGCTCGTCTATCTCAGTAAAATTTACGGTTGGTCTGCAATCACCAAAACCTTTACGAATCCAAtagtctgaaaaaaaaatgtaactaaagatgaaaagaaattattataattccgTTAAAATTATGACAGAACCAACCACCAGAGGTTCATAATACTGGGAACAGTCTGAAAGATGTTGACGATGATGAAGATAAAGTCTTTTAAAATGCTGATGGTGCAAGTGATTTAGATTATAAAACTCCGAAATTTCTTTCTTAAACAGCAACCAATTCATAACCGAAAAGCAACAGTTTTAATGAACCGATAaatgaacaaataaaactaagaaaacaatacaaacatgATATAAACCCAAATGTACAGACAAATTGTGGTCTGctcgcctcaaagagtcatcagaccacagatggtgcccagtagggctgatgcctgactgATGCAGACGACCGTGCGAGTTGCCGGGGCCCAGACTCAAAATAGGTGTAgtaacggggttgtttttaatCAGTATGAGTTTAAAACTCTTTCTAGACTTCTTCACCCACAGCGGGATGAGTGATTGGGcgattttccccttcaaaaagtCTATACAAACCTCCAAGCCCTTGGCAGTTCGCTCCATAAAAAGTGCATTTGTCAGGAAATTCTACAGTCGCATTCGTTGCATAGTCGATAGCACAAACTTTGTCACCGCCTTTAGTACAATACTTCTGTTTGTCGCAGTTATATAATGCGTAATGTGGTCTGTACTgaaataatataagaaatacAATTGCAAATTCATGTAAATGATAAACTAGTCCTGGATTAACTGGCTAAAATCACCTACTAAGTAGAGAAGATATAatacacaattatatttttcaaaatttagtTTTAGAATTATATGATCGGTTTGGTAGACTTATCCGGTTTTTTGGACACTAATCAGAAAGTCAATCAAAGTTCTACTCGGCACTGTATCTATAATACTCGTAAATACTTTTTCTCtgcttcataaataaaatagaattaagaCGTCTGCtaggaaataaaattttgtttgtaagtcATGATTCAAATGTGTCGATTGTACTATTTATCCTGTTCCTGACGTTTTTCGACaacccataaaaaaatgttgctacacagtatacaattataaatctaaaataaaaaaaaaaatattgtaaccttttattttgtttttttttattttaattttatatatagtCCTCTACCACGTGGGCTATTCGATTGTCTAGTACCTAAATGtggtagaaaattaaaatatagtagAGTTTGGTTTTAACGGTGTTTGTCTTGTCCAATTTTCGTTTCACAGACGACTTGGGATATCAGGTGAAACCCTGAAATTAAGGCTTTATATTACTACTTTAGAGTACAAGTAACAACTACCATACCATAAATTACAGTGACATGAGCTAagttaatacatattaataataaaaaaggattgtaataataaaattgtaagtcagCAAACTATTttttcgaaatatatttttttattcaacgcGAAAAGCTTCAGTtaggtaaaaaagaaaaagattagTACTAACTTCCAGCTTTGAGACAGTTTGCCTTGAACAACACGCACAGATCTTCAAAGACCGCAAGGTTTGGGCTGTTTGGGTCATAGCCGCATACTTAAACACCCCCGGGGAAGCAGGTTTTATGCTTATAACAGAAAGACCGTGCTTCGCGCTCAGCTTGCACATTGTCTGACTAAGAAACTTCGATAATTTACActcactaacattagaacttaagacgggatatttaccatgtttatttatgtctattagTTTCCGATACGATACGGATGAACCTAATCATATCGCCATGATCacgaatgataaataataaaaatgagttcatccgtgatcatggcgcttgcaatagtgccgaaatatcggaaactcatagacataaataaacatggtaaatatcccgtcttaaaaTTCTAAAGATGGTAAATGTCCCGTCTTAaaattctaatgttagtgttagtgaccatgtcagtttataaacttataatttacaCTCCATTTTAATtctggactgcacggttggtgcggtggctgggcaactggctgccgagcaacgggtagcgggttcgattcccgcacggagcaacactttgtgtgatccacaaattgttgtttcgggtctgggtgtcatgtgtatgtgaacttgtatgtttgtaaacgcacccacgacacaggagaaaatcctaatgtggggcaacatttttttataaaaaaaaaaattgtgattttttttaaatcgtttttctaatctaaaatatttgtaattactcACGTCTTCTTCTGATGACGATTCAGATTCGTCGTCGTCATCGCTCTTCTTACTCGATACGACCACGAATACTGTAACatccattttaaaattagttgtatatttatttaataaataatattgattaataataCACCTTCGACCAATTTAGTCATGACCCATTGTTATACACGtggaagtttaaataaatattataaacttttttatgaaaGTAATATTCTAATGCAGTGGTTCCCAATTCGGTGGTCCGTAGAGGACAAAAAATGGTACCCGAGATGAAACAAAAAGATACAGAAAACTACACctgtccaataaataccacGATTAATACTCGAATAAAACTTATGTTTAAGGAGACAACTGAGACGAGCAACTGCTTCCATTAATCCAAAAGTTACAACTTTTATGAGCAAATGAGAAAACCATACGaaaatagtaatagtaatagtggtcccCAACTGCATAACAATTATAAAAGCTTAATCagaaaaaggttgggaacccctgttCTAATGGGTCAAGATGCAAATTAGTCGATTGTACATTAGAGTGGTACTCACCGAATGCAAAAATAATGGGAAATGTATTCATTACCAAAACAAATGTAACATTATACACaacaattgaatatttatttatttattgtttaccgTTTACCATTTGTATACTTTCTTAGCGCATTGTATCCATTTAGCCGGTgaaaaatctgaaataaatagacgagttaatttaatattttaattcctaTGGTTGcaatttgcataaaatataaaaaaagccttagtataataaaacctttggtttactatatatttttttaattacctaatcaAAATGTAATTGGACAAAAATCCCCAGAAAAAATCTCGCTAGTATTACTATACTACtaacctaaaaacaaaattttaagaataaaatataatatttaaaaaggtattttagtaatattatttacgttATCAGCGGTTGGaaagctaataaaaaatatataaggtaaaataaataatagaatccTAGTGCGTTGGTATGTGAAATATCGAAacgttttattgaatttaaatagtAGGTTCTTAagtaggaaataaataaataaatagatatacaatatgtacctatattatgtaaataagtgtTTATATAATTTGTCTGCCAGCTTGAGGTCTCTTGATTGTGCCTCAAAGGTAAGCTGAACATAACTCTtgtaatactagcttctacccacgacttcgcccgcgttagCGTGGTCAAAGGCAAAGCCatatcatttattccaattaaaaataatttattccaaccaaaaaggctggcaactcactggtaacgcccctggtgtttgaaatgtccatgggcggcggcgattgcttaccatcaagtgatacgtctATTTGTTTACCggccattccataaaaaaactatccCAACTTAAGGGTTCCTTAATATTGaagcatcatcgcttaccaccaggcagtATAGTAGTCAAACATCAACCcattaaatatacctacataaaaaactGATGTAAACGGTCATCAATCTTTTTAACTCACCATGGCCGTGTTCACAATTATGTTTATACAAATCGCAGGTAGTGTAAAATACTCTTCGCTGCTTTCGTCTCTTGTCCAAACCGCAAATCTTCTTACTAGGAGTGTGGCAGTATCTTGCTCGCCAACACCAATGCTCGTTGATGACTTTCGCGAGGCCAGCTTCAATGAGCGTTGTTTCTTCTACTGATGGCTTTAAAAATGCAAGTGATGGTTAGTAGTCGGCATTAAGTACTGGTAACATggaaaccaatataaactgaccttcaatTCTACAGAAAGATCTCATAAAGAGAGATCATAATAAACTGGGTTCTAATAGCTGGATGTTCAATGGTATGTACCTTTTATACTGACTGGGAAAACGTTGAGGGCAggcttttaaagtaaaattctACTGTTGAGTTTTTAGAATACCACCACTCCATCGACCACTTTCAGTACCCATAAGGTGTGTCTGGTCTTCCAAATAGGCCTCTCACAATGCAATGCTTGTTAAAGGAGATTCGCGGGGAAGTACTGATAATATttctatgttattttaattaatctgcttcatttttaaattaaatagaaaactaacacataaaaatctaattaaaaatgtaatgtaatacatatacagatatattgtaatgtaatacaTATACAGATCGCTACAgattatgatataatataaatagatgaTAATCTCTTtttcaaaaatctaaaatttttCCACGGTTTACAAACCAACCTTCCCCAATTGGAACATAACTATTGATAACCTTTTCCTAGGAAACGAATCCGCGACATGTTACGCAATAGATAGTTACCCAGCCACAGTACTAACtgtttagtaagtaagagtctgacacttcctttcgcaTCGCTCAACGTGTGAGAAGTCATATTATAGTCCATAGTCCTAGAAGGAATATGAAGGAAAGCTCTACACAAAGAGCAGTGGGATAAGGAACAGTGGATAGCGAGGCCTTTGCCCTGGGACGATTatggttgaaaataaaataataagtaaattttaataaggttttaatttttttcttgtattttgttttctattgtgtctcatatactagACAAGAGGTTAAGCTCTATGTCCATGGTCAAATCTGCATATATTTGATAAGTATAGTTGATATTGCATGTTTTAGAAACAACTGATACATTTATTATGAttctaaatacttaaaaaaataatttattacagagTTGCAGAATGATaacaattatatattatattaattttgattttcagCAAGTCGTCATCATGTGGGACGAGTTGATGAGTTACCCCAAATCATCTACGTAGTCAAAGGGATAACAAAACACGATTGGAATCACCGTCTTTATCGTTGCGGTTTATTGCAGACTTCCTCAAGTTTTCTGgcttattttttatcttctttttcGGATTCAAATTAGTGTTATCAACATTATCATCATTGTTTTTATCATAAAGGCTATCTAAGTGGTTACATCTTTTTCGAGCTGTTACTAGGTACGCTGAAAAATAAACCAGATTAGTGTTTGATACTATGGAATATAGAGAAGTCGTGAGGCAGGCACCAATCTCAGATTTGTTTTATAGTGAAAGTTGTGAACGATAACAACATTTGTGGATtagtataacataatataatatcatcacATCTTTTCATTTTTCCACctactattatattatgtattgcacaggcaacaaacaaacttactagTATTTTGTAGACAGTTAAATTCATGAATATCACATAAATCCAAAAATAATCTTAGTCCTCCGTTTGCGTCTTCTCCACACCTTTCTATTCCATTGTGCATGCAAGTCTTCGCATTAAAACAAttctgaaattataaataagtattgttgttatttgtttaagttGCCGTAAGGTGGTGATagagaataatataaatattatatcatgtatggagatcactcatatgaatTAAATGAGACCACAATTATTACTACGCCTTTCCTATCTTTTCACGCCGCTTTACGGTTCTAATCATCCACAAACTGCTAAGGGTGACACCATGACATTCTCGGtagacattgacattgacattgtcAGATGTTTTAAGGTTTCTGACAAAACATCACAATTATACAAAAATCTACTTATCTTTAAGTTTGTGGTTAATTTCACGATACAAAACActaacgatttttttataatagtacCTAGTAAAAACGAGGgcatattttaatgtgtttctaAAATATCAGAGGTTTTTATACGTTTTCAAAAGAATTTCCCAATTTCATGTGTGGCAAATGGAGTGGTAGAAAACGTTTCAAGCCGAGTAAGGGACTACTAGTACCTACACATTTCACAGAAGCTGCGATGCAGCGCTCTC
Proteins encoded in this region:
- the LOC118278216 gene encoding uncharacterized protein LOC118278216 isoform X1, with the protein product MNTFPIIFAFVFVVVSSKKSDDDDESESSSEEDYRPHYALYNCDKQKYCTKGGDKVCAIDYATNATVEFPDKCTFYGANCQGLGDYWIRKGFGDCRPTVNFTEIDEPPDLHAYATKSISLYYNRTFTKKPSAG
- the LOC118278216 gene encoding uncharacterized protein LOC118278216 isoform X2 is translated as MHFIIFSIVTIVLTVCVWQSESNRNCFNAKTCMHNGIERCGEDANGGLRLFLDLCDIHEFNCLQNTTYLVTARKRCNHLDSLYDKNNDDNVDNTNLNPKKKIKNKPENLRKSAINRNDKDGDSNRVLLSL